The DNA sequence ACTACCATGAGGATGTGTGGCTTAAGTGGCCTAATGATTTTTATGTGGGAGAGAATAAAGTTGGCGGTACAATTACACAGAAAGTAGATGATGTTTTGGTATGTGGTATAGGGATTAATCTAAAAAAAAATCAAATAAATTATAGTGCTTTACAGACCAGTGTTTTACCAGAAGTGCTGCTTGAAAAGTACCTAAGTATATTACAGCAATATCCAACTTGGAAGCATATTTTTAGTAAGTATCAGGTAGAATTTGAAAAGAGCAGAAGGTTTTCGGTACATACAGAACAAGGCAGAAAGAGCTTGAAAGGTGCGCGTTTGTGCAAAGATGGTTCTTTGTATATTGATGGAGAAAAGGTATTTAGTGCAAGATGAGTGAAATAATTAGTATAGCCAATCAAAAAGGAGGGGTGGGAAAAACTACCACAGCTGTTAATTTGGCAGCTGCTCTTGCCGAAAAGGAGAAGAGAGTATTGCTTCTTGATATAGATCCACAATCTAATGCTACAACTAGTTTGGGATTTAATAGAAGTGACTATGAGTACAATATTTATCATGTACTTATAGGGAGCAAAAATCTTTCTGAAATTATTCTTAAAACACATCTTGAGTATCTTGATATAGCACCTTCTAATATAGGCTTGGTCGGAATTGAAAAAGAGTTCTATGATCCACATAAGAAAAATAGAGAGCTTGTACTCAAAGAAAAACTTAAGGAAGTAAAGGATAAATATGACTTCATTATTATTGATTCACCACCAGCATTAGGTGCTATTACCATTAATGCTTTAAGTGCATCTGATTCAGTGATTATCCCTATTCAGTGTGAATTTTTTGCCCTTGAAGGTCTTGCGCAACTTTTAAATACAGTTAGCCTACTCAAAAAGACAATTAATCCAGAATTAAAGATTAAAGGTTTTTTACCAACAATGTACTCTACACAGAATAACCTTTCCAAACAGGTTTTAGAAGACCTATCTCATCATTTTAATAATAAACTTTTTCATTTAGAGGAAAATTCTAAAGAGTATATTATGGTTCCAAGAAATATAAAGATTGCAGAATCACCCAGTTTTGGTAAACCTGTAATTGAGTATGCATCTAGCTCAAAAGGCTCAATAGCATACCGAGATCTTGCCACTGTAATTGTGAGAGGGTAGCTATGGCACTAGGTCGTGGATTGGGAGAGATCCTCTCTGAAGTAGAAGAGGCATACGAGAAGGACTTAAGTAATATTAATAGTTTTGAATTAGAGGCACAGGGTGCACGGATAGAGGAGTTACCCGTTGAGAAAATTTCACCCAATCCTTTTCAGCCTAGAAAACATTTTGATGAAGTAGCCCTAAAGGAATTAAGCCACTCCATTCAAACCCATGGTTTGCTTCAGCCTATTATTGTTATAGAAAAAGAAGATGGCTATTTGTTGGTTGCCGGTGAACGTCGTCTTCGTGCCCATAAGCTAGCACAGCTTTCTAGCATTAAATCAATTATTGTTAATGTGGAGATTGATGACTTCCGTATGCGGGAGCTTGCACTTATTGAAAATATTCAGCGTGAAAATCTCAACGCCATTGAATTAGCAAACTCCTATGCTGAATTGATTGAGGTACACAAGATTACCCATGATGAACTTGCAGACATTGTCTATAAAAGCCGTTCACAGATTACCAATACGATACGTTTGCTTACATTGAGTGAATATGCAAAAAGACAGATTGCAGAGGGTAGGATTTCCCAAGGACATGCAAAGGTTTTGGTAGGCTTGGATGAAAAGAGGCAAAAGACCATAGTTGACTCTATTATTGGGCAAAAATTGAGTGTACGCGATGTAGAAAAAATGGTTAAGCAGAACAAGAATAGAGAGGATTTAACGAAAGATATCAAAAGACCCCTTTCGTTACTTGATGAATATGCCAATGAGATTGATACACATCTTCTTTTTAAACATAAATATAAAGCCAAAAGTATTGAAATATATTTCGAAAACACACAAGAGGTTGAGAACTTTCTTGCATTCCTCAAAAATCGTTCATAATTAACCCCTATCTCATCTATAAGATGGTAATATTTTGCGAAATTACTAGAGGAGTTTGAATGCTTGATATACATATATCGTTGATAATATTTGTATTTGTGTTATTCCTAATCCTTCTTGTTGTTTTGAATCGATTGCTACTTAAACCATTATTGAATTTTATGGATTCGCGTGACCATTCTATAGCAAAAGATCTCAAGGTGGCAAAGGGGATGAATAGCAATATTGATGAACTTAATGCTAAAGCAGAGGAGAATATCAGCAATGCCAAGAGTGAAGCTGCTGCAATTAGACAAAAGGCTATTGAAGAAGAAAAGATACTTGCCTTAAGTAAGATTGAGACCAAGCAGGGAGAACTAGATAAAGTATATGCGGAGTTTATGGAAAATTTGGTTGAGCAGAGACAGAACCTTAAAAATAAGCTTTTATCACAGATGCCTCTCTTTAAAGAGAGTCTAAAGGCAAAGTTTAGCAAGCTATAAAAGGATAAATGTGAAAAGATTACTATGGATATCTCTACTTTTTTTGCCTCCCTTGCTTTTGGCAAGTAATGGAAATGGTGGAGAGGTAAATCACTATTTGGCACAGACAGGGAGAGAGAATGACTTTTGGCCTAGAGTGATTAACTTTACAATTTTTGCGGTACTGCTTTGGTATCTTGTTGCTAGTCCTATCAAGGATTTCTTTATAGGTAGGAGTGAAAGAATTGCATCACAACTAAAAGAGACTGAAGAGAAGTTACAGGTAGCCAAAGAGGAGAAGAAAGAGGCACAGGCAAGGCTTAAAGAGAGTATCAAGAAAGCTGACCAAATTATTAAAGATGCAAAAAAAGAAACCTTGATACTTGCAAAGAAGATAGCAGAAGCAAATAAGCAAGAGCTAGAAGCAATACAAAAACAATTTGAAGAAAAGATTGTGTTTGAAGAGCGTAAGGCAACAAGAGAAGTTATTGATGAGGTATTGAGTGAAAATATTACAATAGATGACATTGTACTTGATGAAGCCAAGGTTATCCATATTATTTCAGGGAAGGTGGCCTAAATGGAAGAGTTGATTGCTAAACGCTATGTGACCGCACTCACATCTGCAAGTAAAAATATTACTTCTATCACCAAAATTTTAAATGTATTGACAGAAGTAATTAGCAATGATGAAGTGATGACAATATTAAAATCACCAATTATTTTAACTGAAAAGAAGACAGAGATGATTCTTTCAGCGATAGGCGATGGGGCAGATGTAACATTAACAAACTTTATTAAAATACTTGGCGAAAATAAAAGGCTTGATCTTATTCCAGCCATTACAACAGTTTTAAATAAGGAACTTCAGAAATCTTCCAATAAATATGAAGGTGTGATAAAAAGTGCTAAAAGACTTAGCAAGGAAGACCTTTCTAAACTAGAAGAGATACTCGAAAACTATTCTGGAGCAAAGATTAAACTTAAGCAGCAAAAAGACTTACCAGATAGTCTTCGCATATTGGTAGATGATTTAGGTATTGAGGTAAACTTCTCTAAGCAGAGGGTTAAGGAACAACTAATTGATTTCATTAAGAAATCATTATAAGAAAGGAGTAGTAGTGGCAGTAAAATTGCAAGCAGATGAAATAAGTTCTATCATCAAAGAGAGAATTGAGAATTTTGAGATT is a window from the Sulfurovum sp. genome containing:
- a CDS encoding biotin--[acetyl-CoA-carboxylase] ligase translates to MEIHSFRRLPSTQHYLVEALKKKKLQAPVAVITQEQYAGIGSRDNGWEGEHGNFFASVAIKLINLPKDLPLPSASIYFSYIMKKVLLNYHEDVWLKWPNDFYVGENKVGGTITQKVDDVLVCGIGINLKKNQINYSALQTSVLPEVLLEKYLSILQQYPTWKHIFSKYQVEFEKSRRFSVHTEQGRKSLKGARLCKDGSLYIDGEKVFSAR
- a CDS encoding AAA family ATPase, with the protein product MSEIISIANQKGGVGKTTTAVNLAAALAEKEKRVLLLDIDPQSNATTSLGFNRSDYEYNIYHVLIGSKNLSEIILKTHLEYLDIAPSNIGLVGIEKEFYDPHKKNRELVLKEKLKEVKDKYDFIIIDSPPALGAITINALSASDSVIIPIQCEFFALEGLAQLLNTVSLLKKTINPELKIKGFLPTMYSTQNNLSKQVLEDLSHHFNNKLFHLEENSKEYIMVPRNIKIAESPSFGKPVIEYASSSKGSIAYRDLATVIVRG
- a CDS encoding ParB/RepB/Spo0J family partition protein, whose product is MALGRGLGEILSEVEEAYEKDLSNINSFELEAQGARIEELPVEKISPNPFQPRKHFDEVALKELSHSIQTHGLLQPIIVIEKEDGYLLVAGERRLRAHKLAQLSSIKSIIVNVEIDDFRMRELALIENIQRENLNAIELANSYAELIEVHKITHDELADIVYKSRSQITNTIRLLTLSEYAKRQIAEGRISQGHAKVLVGLDEKRQKTIVDSIIGQKLSVRDVEKMVKQNKNREDLTKDIKRPLSLLDEYANEIDTHLLFKHKYKAKSIEIYFENTQEVENFLAFLKNRS
- a CDS encoding F0F1 ATP synthase subunit B', with amino-acid sequence MLDIHISLIIFVFVLFLILLVVLNRLLLKPLLNFMDSRDHSIAKDLKVAKGMNSNIDELNAKAEENISNAKSEAAAIRQKAIEEEKILALSKIETKQGELDKVYAEFMENLVEQRQNLKNKLLSQMPLFKESLKAKFSKL
- a CDS encoding F0F1 ATP synthase subunit B, giving the protein MKRLLWISLLFLPPLLLASNGNGGEVNHYLAQTGRENDFWPRVINFTIFAVLLWYLVASPIKDFFIGRSERIASQLKETEEKLQVAKEEKKEAQARLKESIKKADQIIKDAKKETLILAKKIAEANKQELEAIQKQFEEKIVFEERKATREVIDEVLSENITIDDIVLDEAKVIHIISGKVA
- a CDS encoding F0F1 ATP synthase subunit delta, whose translation is MEELIAKRYVTALTSASKNITSITKILNVLTEVISNDEVMTILKSPIILTEKKTEMILSAIGDGADVTLTNFIKILGENKRLDLIPAITTVLNKELQKSSNKYEGVIKSAKRLSKEDLSKLEEILENYSGAKIKLKQQKDLPDSLRILVDDLGIEVNFSKQRVKEQLIDFIKKSL